CCCGGTACTGCGCCCCGTCGGGAAAACGCTTCGGCGAGTCCGGAAGCTCCCCGGGTTCCCCACCCGGAAGCCCGAGCCCCGCGAGCAGCCCGCGCGACCTCATGCTCCCTCCTTCTCCGTCGCTTCCTCCTCCAGAGCCTCCCGGATATCCCGGGAGGTGTGCTCCAGGTGGGCCCGCATCTCCTCCCGCGCCCCCCGGGCGTCCCCCCGCTCGACGCAGCGCAGGATCCTCTCGTGCTCCTCCAGCGCCCGCAGCGCGCGCCCGGGCAGCGAGGCGCTGACCTTCCGGCTGTCCCGCAGCAGCTCGACCACCGGCTCGAGCATGGTGAGCAACACCCCGTTGCCCGTCGCCCGCGCGAGCAGCGCGTGGAACTCCACGTCGGCGTCCACGTACCCCTCCGGCGCCTCTATCTGCGCCTGCATCCTCTCTAGCTGCTCCCGCATCGCCCGCACGTCCTCCGGCCCGGCCCGCCCGGCGGCGAGCCCCGCAACCTCCACCTCCAGGATCCGGCGTATCTCCTGCAGCTCGAGCAACGACCGGGCCCGCACCCGCAGCAGCGCCGAGAGCGCCTCCCGCACCGCCGCCGGGTTCCCCCCGCTCACCACCGCCCCCCGCCCGTGCTCGATGCTCACCACCCCCCGCGCCTCGAGCAGGTTCAGCGCCTCCCGCACCACCGTCCGGCTCACCCCCAGCCGCTCCACGAGCTCCCGCTCCGGCGGCAGCCGCTCCCCCGCCGCAAGCCCCCCCGCGAGGATCATCTCCAGCAGCCGCTCCGCCGCCCGGTCCCTCAGCCGCACCCGCTTTCCGCTCACGCCGCCCATCCCTTCGGGACATTGTCATACCAATCCGCGGGGCTGTCAACGGGGGGCGGTTATGTGCTAAAGATTCGCGCGTCTCCGTCCGAGAAACGGTACAGGCAACAGAGGAGGGAGAACGGGCGGCATGCAGAGCAACGGACGCATCTTCGGGCCGGACGACACCATCAGGATCAGCGTGGGCATCCGGCACACCATGCACATCGACAGCGTCACGGTGGTCTTCGCCCACGAGCGGCAGGAGGGGGTGGAGCTACAGCTCTTCGGTGGGCCGGCGCCCTTCGAGGAGGGCGGTCGCACCTACACCGTCTCTGAGGTCTGGCGCAGCGAGGCGGAGGTGGTGGCGACCGTCCCGGCGAACACCACGCCGGGGCGCTACGCGCTGAGCCAGGTTCTCCTCGAGACCTACGGGGGCAGGGTCTACCGCTACGAGGCGGAGGAGCTGGAGGAGGCGGCCGGGAGCCTCGGCTTCGAGGTGGTCGAGGAGCCGGCCGACAGGCCGGTCATAGAGGGGCTCGGCTACACGTGAGATAGGGGGAGGTTTCGTCCGGCGGGCCTCCGGGAAACATAGGGTGCCCGGAAGGAGGTGATCGGGGATGCTCGCCACGCAGGAGAGGACCGGGCTCCTCGAGGAGGGCCTCCTCGACGGGCTCGCGCGCCAGAGCTACGTGACGGGGCTCCTCGAGGAGCTCTACCGCGGGCCGTTCGTGTAGGGAGAAGACGGGGCCGGGTCCAGAGAGAGGGAAGGACCCGGCCCCGCCGCATGGGGGGAGGATGGTTATCTCAGGCGCCTACCAGAGCACGTTGTTGCCGCCGGGGTTCGGCTGCGAGCCGCCCCGCCGCGCCGGGGCTCCGATCTCATCGCCGCCCCGGTTGTGGAGGGTGGAGTTGCCGGGATCGCAGCCCTCGTTGCCGTTCCCGTTGCCCGCGTTGCAGTGCACCTTCTTCGGCGGCTCCGGGCAGGCGGCCGCGGCGAGCGCCGGCGGGGCCATCACCAGCAGGGCCAACAGGGCCGCCGCCAACATCTGAACCGCACGTCGCCTCATCGCGCCTCCCCGGAGCTTCGGGAACGTATCCGCTGCCAGCGTAGGGCAAACTCTGCGGCCTCGCATCGTCCGAAAGACCGCTTCCCGGACCGTTTCACCGGACGCACTTTCGTGCGCACTCCGGCGTAGCACCCGCCCAAGAGAACGGAGCGGCGTTCCGGGTCGCGCTCTTCCGTTCTATCCGCTAGCGGCAGCTGCCTCTGAAATGCTCCCGGGCCCGGAGCGGTGGCCGTCGCGGCGGGCGTAATGAACACTCCTTCGAAGAGCGGGTGCGGATGGACGTCCACTACATAAGGAACTGGTCGGTGTGGCTGGACCTGATCATCCTGGCCCGTACCGTTCGCTGCGTCCTGCTCGGAAGGGGAGCCTACTGACGTATACATGAAGCCCACACCCCGCAGAACCCGCCCGTAAGCCCATCCGTCCCGCCACTCTTCCTCTGACGCCGGAGACCCGCCCCGAAAACTCCGCCTTTCTCCGTAAAAGATCCCGCAACAGCCCAAAACCCCCACGTCCTTCCCTCCCGGATGGATCCACCCCAGCACCCCCGGACACCACATGCTTTAGAATTGATTCATACAACTATTGCATGCATGCACCGGATATCTGTATAATTCCATTCCAACGGAAGCGGGGTGACCGGAGGAGCGAGCGGGTGACGGAGGGATCTACTACGGGGGAACGGCGAGGGGGGATGGCGGACGGGCGGGTACGGGGGCTTCTGCAGGAGCTCTTCGACCGGAGCCGGCTGTCTCCCACCCAGCGCCGGCTCGCGCGCTACGTGATGGACCATCCCGACGAGGCGCTGTTCCTCTCCAGCGTTGAGCTGGCGCGGCGGGTGGGGGTGAGCCAGCCTTCGGTGACGCGGCTGGCGGTGGCGCTGGGGTATGCGGGCTACGGGGAGCTGCAGAGGGAGTTGCGGCAGCTGGCGGTGCGGGGGGGAGGGGAGGAGGCCGGGGACGGGGCGCCGAACAAGTTCCAGGGGGCGGTGCGGGCCGAGATCGAGAACCTGCGGGCGCTGGAACATTTCCTGGGGAATGCCGAAGCCGTCGAGGAGCTGGGGAGGGAGTTCGCGGCCTCAGAGCCCTTGTGCGTGCTGGGGCTGCGGGTCTCCGCGCCGCTCGCGGAGTACTTCGGGTACTTCGCGAAGAAGATCCACCCGGACGTCCGCGTCCTGACCGTCGGCGGCAGCGTGGTCCTCGACGCGCTCGCGCAGGCACGGGCGGCGGGCGGTGGGTGGGTGCTGTGCTTTCTGCTGCCGCGCCATCCGCGGGAGACGCTTCGGGCGATGTCCTACGCCCGGTCGATCGGGTTGCGGGTGGCGACGGTCGCGGACCGGGCGGGGCGAATAGGGGAGCTGAGCGACGTGGTATTGCCCGTCGGGGTCGGGACCCGGCTCGTCTTCGACTCGCAGGCGGCGGCGATGGTGCTCGCCGGGGTGCTTCTGGAGGCGCTCTCGGATGCGGCGCCGAAGCGGGCGCAGGAGCGGCTGGAGGAGTTCGAGCGGCGGGCGGCGGAGCTGGGG
The Rubrobacter xylanophilus genome window above contains:
- a CDS encoding MurR/RpiR family transcriptional regulator: MADGRVRGLLQELFDRSRLSPTQRRLARYVMDHPDEALFLSSVELARRVGVSQPSVTRLAVALGYAGYGELQRELRQLAVRGGGEEAGDGAPNKFQGAVRAEIENLRALEHFLGNAEAVEELGREFAASEPLCVLGLRVSAPLAEYFGYFAKKIHPDVRVLTVGGSVVLDALAQARAAGGGWVLCFLLPRHPRETLRAMSYARSIGLRVATVADRAGRIGELSDVVLPVGVGTRLVFDSQAAAMVLAGVLLEALSDAAPKRAQERLEEFERRAAELGFFETG
- a CDS encoding FadR/GntR family transcriptional regulator yields the protein MSGKRVRLRDRAAERLLEMILAGGLAAGERLPPERELVERLGVSRTVVREALNLLEARGVVSIEHGRGAVVSGGNPAAVREALSALLRVRARSLLELQEIRRILEVEVAGLAAGRAGPEDVRAMREQLERMQAQIEAPEGYVDADVEFHALLARATGNGVLLTMLEPVVELLRDSRKVSASLPGRALRALEEHERILRCVERGDARGAREEMRAHLEHTSRDIREALEEEATEKEGA